TCGTTTTTGACATCTTGGCAAGGATCGGCTAGTCTACTAAATATATTGTGACAATATTTCTGCTGCACTTGTTGACGTGACGTAACGTCGTGCATtatgtaacagctcaatgtctcCGGATTTTGGATgcctttcctttgtttttcttctcgGCCGGGTCaatgtcgcaaaaaaaaaaatgctattctgGATGCTGTTTACgctagaattgtttttttttaataggcagGTGTAATAAATCTGCTGAATGACAAGAACATACATTTAAGCTATTTATCCTTCTTCATTCTTTCTTTCCAGCTTGtcccccttttttaatgatTGTCCATCTATCAAATCAAAAAGGATTTCAAGTTGCCCTATGTGTcctctgattattattattattatttttttaagcggcCCTGGGAGGAAAAAGTTGCGGCTTTGTTTTCTCACGCATGAGAAGCTGGAAGCTAAGATGATGTTTTGCTgcacccggaaaaaaaaaaatgcagcgtgCTCAAGTCGGATTTGGAGCAGAGGAAGAAAAGCGCCAATTGTGACAACGTTGCCGCAGCGTCGCCCTCGCGCCGCTTGTCACAAGTCGTCGGCGTCGTCGCCGCCGTGGAGACACGCGAGCACGCCGCGAGAGGCGAACGCATCCGGCGAGAAAAATTCCCTTTTACGTCACCACGTAAAAgccaataaaaaaagactttagGATTCGAATGCGAGCGCGTCACGAGTCGAGCGCTTTTCCTTCGCTTTcctacggcggcggcggccatctTTTCAGCGGCGGCGTGCTCTCTGTTTACAGAAAGCCGGAGGCGTTTGCGCACAGAGAGTAAACTTGCACCATGCATAACATCAACGCCATCCCAGAGCAAAAGAAAACATCTCAAATTCAGTGAATACTACGTTTGGTATCGGGCTTACAAATGAATACGCTCTAATGAAGAGATATTTGTCATCCAGTTAACAGATTGTTGTCGCATTGGCGGGATATTTTTATTCAGGAAACGGGCGCGCTTTCAGcatttctttatatttttgtgcatttcctCGCATCTTTCATACGAAATTGAGAgactaataataattataatcggacatttgactcattttaaagggtttagttgtgtgaggaccatgggaccaatttgagaatttacatataaagtacacctctacttacaaaatgttcaagttacgaaaaacgccttggaaccaattcatttggtaagtagaggtaggaccgtacagtaataccttgacatccgagaaatttgagatacgaggaaaattccgagctagtatttgccttgagatacgagacaactAAAAAACCTACAGTcagtctgtactgaataatgtgataattcaataaaaaagaTGGTTTTcctttgtaatatcctgttttgggtgggtgattcttttgtatttagttcatgtttatgggaaaaattgatttgcaataggagtaaattgacatacgagctcaatcccggaacgcattaagctcgtatctcaaagtattactgtacaagCTTAGCCTTTTTTTGGggctattttgtttttatttgcccGCAAAAGAAAATACGCGCTCACCCAAATGATTTCCCACTTTATTAAAGAGCAATCTGAAGCCAAGCAGGCACACCAGTCAGACCAAATATGTTATTTTAGTCATCCGGGTTGCATAATGACTCGCTACCCTTGGGGTGCGTTGGTGGGGGCgaatgggaggggggggggtcttCAGCAAGTGAAAGTGCTGATTATTTTGACACATTTCTATTCCGCCCAGAGTGAtaggttagtcattgtcgggcTCCGCCGCGGCTCACGTCGCTCATTTTCATAATGAGGTGGCGAGACCACGCAGATGAAAAATGGGCCCCATTTCAGCGGGAAAAAAATGCCGCCTTTTGTGAGATCACCCCTTTTAAAGCTGTCGTCGTCCTCTAGCGAGGTCACTCCATGAAAGACGCCGACCGATCCCGGCCGGCCGGCAAACGCATTTTATTGGCTGTTTTGATCAATAGCGCTCCGCTTTGTTCCCCAGTGGAAAAATCGATGCACTTCGGGCCGGAAAacgcagcggcggcggcggccttgTCGTTGCCACATTGTGTGAATCGTTCAAAAACAAATGCAAGTCACCACGTTAATAAGACGAAATAAGAACATGTCACGGATACCGCGATAGACAGCTCGCCGTTTCGGACGGCCGACGTCAACGTCGTTTTTGGAAGCCCTTTTTTTGCATGAGCTGGCAACGGAGCTTTTTGATGTCTGCTCGGGGCCTTTTTTGTCTGACGGCGCTTTGTACTCGTGCGAGTTGTTGAAAGCCAAACGCGTGGCGTCACCAGGCAACGGCGTGTCGGTAGATGCGAGAATTTTTTGTTTGCCATCGTCGGCGGGCTGCCGGGGGATAAGTCGGAGATTCCGGGCAAATATCCGCCATGTTAGCGTCTAATTAGCGGGGAGAGACGGCGTTTCACGCCGAGCCAAGACAACATGACATCCCTCGGTATTCGTCGCCGGCGTTAACTACAAAGTTTGGGCAAAATACACGACGACAAGTGACATACATGCTGAAACATGTTTCATGGTTTGCGCCTACGatgacaaaactaaaaaaaaacatcctttaATGCAAAATAGTCAAAAATATATCCCATGTTTCATTGTTTGTGCCTTTTGGGTGGCTAAAAATAACCTACAATGAACACCCATTAAAcgcaaaataatcaaatataaCTCGTTTCATTGTTTTTGCCTTTTAGCTTGCGAAACAATAACAAAACCACAATAAATACCCGTGGAAcgcaaaatggtcaaatatatCTCCCACGTTTGATTGTTTGTGCCTTTTGGGttgcaaaaaaaaccctacCATGAACACCCATTAAATGCAAAATAATCAAATCTAACTCCCATGTTTCCTTGTTTGAGCCTTTTGGTTTGCGAAACAATAACAAAACTACAATGAATTCCCGTGAAACGCAAAATTGTCAAATATATCTCCCATGCTTCCttgtttttggcttttggcttgCTAAACAATAACAAAAGTACAGAAAACACCATCTTAATGCAAAATTATCAATTATATCTTCCATATTTCATTGTTTGTGCCTTTTGGGttgcaaaacaataacaaaagtaGAGAGAAAACCCATTAGAAGGCAAAATAATCGAATTTATCCCCCAGGAATTCCATCCTCCTCGTCGATAGTAGACACAACACACTTAGCGGCACACTGAATACACTAGACGACTTAAAAGTGAATCTTTGGCAACAATAAGCACCTGCCTCAAGCAAGACAGAGGCCGCTTTGGGATAGAGTTTGTTGACTACTCACAGGCATGCGTGACGGAGAAACTGTTGGACGACTCCAGGTTGTCCACGTTGTAGTTGAGGTGGAAAGGTTTCTCCGTGGCGTTCTGGTTGGTGTTGTACAGCTGAACCGCAAAGCGGAAGGCGCTGTGCTCCTGGACGGTGGAGCGCATGAACAGGCCACCTAACAACAAACACCAATTTACACAAGTGCTGCTACTTGCCCATCAAATGCTATAtataccaacaacaacaacaacaacaaaacatgaatTTAATGGCTACGTGAATCCTGATTGCAAGCTCACTAAAAAGTATTGAACGCTGAGAGCTAGCAGTTAAACAACCTGAAATGACGAGTAGGCCGGTGGTTTTGATACGACGACAGGTGACGGGCCAAGTGCAaatttggacgtccatcgccgtaaGTGGCGGCCAAAACACTCGGCATGGAAAGACAAGTGGCCTTGGACTAAGCCGAATTGTTTTCTTGGACAAATTCGCAGTCGCCATCGCCCACTCTCAAGCGAACTTGAGCTTGTCAATCAATACGACTGGCCGCTGGCCGCTGGCCGCAGCAGCTGCGCCCAATCGTATTGATTGGCCCTTTGCGTCTGTGAACGGACGGACAGAAGACGAAAACGGCTTACCGATGTTGATTTGGGTGGGAAATCCGGCCGTGGAGACGCTGCAGAAACAGCAACAAGACAAGCAAAGTGTGGCCACGACGCCCGGCCACATTTTGGACATCCGACAAGTGACGAGCAACTCCTGGCCAACAAACACGAGCGCCACGGAGCGTCAAAGTCAGCTCGCTGGAGGATAGGATAGGATAGGATAGGATAGGATAGGAAGGGAAGGGGAGGCTTGTTGGTTggctggatggatgaatggCTCGGCTTTAGAAATCCAGCAGATGTGCGTCAACTCCAAAACGTGTACGTATTCTGATAgctccccccaccccaccccaaaaaagaaaaaaataaacaaaaagatggTGGAGAAGAGAAAGACGAGCTCCTGTTTGCAATACCAGGAGCTCGCAAATGGTGCCTGAGTGAGAAAAAGGAAGGGAggagggggagagaaagagagagaaagagaaagagagagagtgttgGGGTGCTCAAACTTCAGTTGTCGAGTTGAATTACAAGCTCAACCCCAATTGCTGcagtgcgcgtgcgtgcgtggatTTCATTGTCGACAGGAATAAAACACAATGTTGCGTGtttcaaaaaaacacattttatatattatattacatcTCCCCAATTGTTTTCATAGTCTTTACCtcgttgtctgccattgacaaggacagacgtccaattcatgtacATTGGGAGATTGCCTGCGATTGTTCGTGTTTCctccgaatggattggacgtcttttactgtccatggcagccattgagttcaaTGATCACCTGCAAAAGTACCGATTCGTATATGAAAGGATGAAACACAAAGCCACTACGTATAACCTAAAAGCTAAAAAATCTAATTCCCAAGGTGTCACTTCACTTTGAATATAAGAGGTTTTGCCAAAATGAGGCGTTTATGCAGACGACTTCCATTTTTGGCTCTTAAAGGCATTTGGACAAACGTTACACGATTCTAAATATAACCACAATTGTTCAAGATGCCAGTCAATGATTGAAGATGACTTTCTTACTAAAAACACTTATAGTATCCCTTAATAAAGATATGTGACGTCATCTACAAAAACATTCACTCAAATAGTGGCTGTTCATTATTTGGAGGAGTCATTAAAGCAGGCATCGATTTTTCTTTTCAGCTCATTTTTCACCCCACAAGAACGAGCACACTTGAGCAACTAAATtcatttgttaaatattttttgtaatgtgaTTGCAGCTTTTATGGGCCTCAATAAAGACTCGAGCGTGGCACCTGGCAGTGAAAAAGCATTCAGCGTCTCAAGTTCTCCACAAGCGACGCCTGTTAATTCAAGTCAATGGAGTGCGTAAACCCTCATTAAATATTGAATGCGCGCAAATTAACCTGACTAAATTATCAGATGCAGTCATTTAGTTTGAGGAAGATCAAGTCTAGTAACTCTTCAGTGAAgtcagctattttttttatttttacaacagTGGCCCCTAGTGGttggaaaataaatcatctcAATTCGTTTTGTATTGCTGGTCAAATTGGCTTCCGTTGACAACGATAGACTCAGAGGCGTGGCTTGTACCTTTTTACCGTACTTATTCGAGTACAAAGCGcacataatttgtgactaattGGTACggtataaaatttaaaaaaaataaacactttttctcAGCCCACACCAAGAATTGCACCGGTACTgttaactggcaaatgctgaactcATGTCACcataacaaaacatttattcatatgaacacaattctcaaatggaatttacaattttatatccttaaagtctaattcatcatcatcatcatcatcatcatcatcatcatcatcagattcacctgATGTGAATGCACCAGATGTTGCCTGCCCTTTTCCAAATTAAAGGTGCGTTCCCAACACGGCGTGCGAAAGGTCCCgatgctcctcctcctcgtcctcctcggcAGAATCTTCCGAGCTGTTCACCACGGCGGCGCTCAGCGCGTGGAGCTCCTCCAAAACGCAAAGGAGCCTCTCTGCTGGCATAAAGACCAGTTAAAGCGGTCCCCAAGGAGACCGGAGTGCGGTAGGAGGAACCCGCTCGCTCACCTTCTGCTGCTAGTTTTGCTCCCGCCAAGCCGCTTTCCTGGCAAGCTTTTTCTCCTCCTTGGTCTTCAGGAGCAGCTACGTTCTGCTTAAGCGCCGTCGTAGCGGCTCGGGGGAAGTTGGGCTGGGAAACGGTAGCCTGGGGAACACGTCGTCTGTCCGGTTCTCCGAGGGTGGCGCTAAAAGTACGTTTTGTCCGACGGGTAGGAGCTCACCGGGAATCTGCGTGGATTCCTCTCAGCCTCCTCTGTCGGCTTTGCTTGGAGCTCTTTTGTATGCTGGCTTTGTGAAGATGGAGGTCCTCTCCAGTGCTCTTGTTTCCTAGCGACCGCTATTTCCAACTCTCGTAAGGTCCTAACTGTAAGATAACAAGACAGAGTTGTGCTGTactgtacagtttttttttaccatttgtttgtgtatccattaaaaaaataataacatccTCATAAAGACCTGACGTACACTTCTACAGACCATCATATTAACATTTGTGCccctattattaaaaaaaaaaaacatcaataaagaaaatattcagGAGAGCACAATCAAAATCAGTCAAGTTGATAAATACCCAAATAAAATTGtcttaacatttttcttttgatttaaagaaaataaacattaatgaaGAGAATTGCAGATTtaactttaaattaaaaaaaattgaatcagcaaatattttttgcatattttttacTAAAAGAGAAAATGTATTTAGTATCCGTATATGACTGAAATGGCCTTGTAATCCTCCTACCTGCTTTGGTGTGCTCTTTTTTGACGGCGCTGAGTTGGGCCTCCATCTCTCGCAGCTTTTCCGCACAGCAGCTTTCCATTTCCGATAGCCGCTCTTGAAGCGCTGCACAatccatcattaaaaaaatgctcaagGTCAATATCACATCCAGTACATTGTCGCAAACGAGTTGCGTGTTTGCTTTTGGAAATTCTTTCAAATCGGATAAACTCCCCGCAGCGCACCCTGCTGGCCGCGTTCCTTCTGACTGAGCAGCCGAGACCGAAGCTCCTCCCGCGCGTCCTCGCTGCCTTCCAGCCTGGCCAGGACGTCCCGCAAGTTCTGCCCGAGCTCCTCCCCGCCGGCCTCGGCCTTCTGCGCCTGCTCTCGGCAGCGCTCCAGTTCTCCCCGCTGGCGCTCCAGCTTGCTCTCGTCTGCGGCGCGGCGCGCCAACGCAAAGCCAGAGCGGAAGCTCAATGACCCAAACGGCCCGTTTTTTGCTTCGAGCGGGACCTCACATTCTTCTTTCATATCCGCCAAGGCCTTGTCAATCAGCTGCGGGGTTTTTCGGAGCTCCCGCGCCAGCTGGCTTTTCTCCGTAGTCACCGCGCTCAGTTCTAGCTGCAGACTCCGGATGCTGTGGTggagcagacaaaaaaaattaaataaacagcAGCGGTAAGAAGAAGAGAAAGCCGTCGACGTGTATTTAACGAAGACCTCTCCGCTGCCTGCTCCTCTTGCGTACTGCTCTTCTGGACTTTGCGTAGCGCCATTCTTCTCACCAACAGAGCTGGGAAACCAAATCATCGGGTGGCGTCAGGTTGGAGGGAGCGAAACTCAAATCGGGGCCGGCTGGGTCACGGTACCTTGCAGCGTTTCCACTCGTCCGCTGGCGAAATTCAAGCGCTGGCTAAAAGTATTGAGTTTGGCTTGTGCCGCGTTCACGTCTGCCATTTTCCCACGAAAGGCCGCGTGAAAGCTGCGAGAGCAACGGGGTGAAAAAATATCAGCTGATTGCCGCTATATCCTCCCCAAATCCACGTGGATTGTCCTTTTAGTTCCCTCagtggaagccaatgagttcaaaaaTAGATATATTATATACAAGATAAATCTTCATGAATTGAGGCGCTTTGTTTACCTGTGCAAGGCCTCTGTTGCCCTTTTGACCTCAGCCTCAGAGTTGAAACACTTTGCCTTCAATTCTTGGTGCTCTTTGCAGATCTGAGTCAAGTCTTGTTTCAGAGCCTGAGAAGAAAAACATgatgatttataaaaaaataaatcaaaaaacaaACTCAGTAGAGGGCGCTCTGAAAGATATCAGATATCAAAGCTCCTGAAGATTTGGCAAAATGGCAAGTCCGATGGCGTACGCTCACCTCCTTTTGGACTTTCTCCTGGTCTAGCTCAGCGACCCCGGCATCGAGAGTGCGCCCGAGCACCGTGGCGCGATGCTGCTCCTCTTGCAGCCGTTGCTCCGCCACCCTGACCTAGAAAAGCCCAAATCGGTGACGCCGTCGCCGAGCCTTTTGGCCGAGCGTCATTGCCACACCTGGGCGAGATGTTTTCCTCTCTCGTCTCGCGAGCCGACGTCCTTCAAACGAAGCTGGACGCACATCTGGAACACCTTCTCCCTCCAGAGGTGAAGCACGAGAAGAGCGTCCGAGTGTTTGGCCAGAAGCGGCTCCGCCGAGGCCTGTCGGGACGCGTCAGCGGCTTCGGTGAACGCTTCGCCGGGAGTCCCTTCTCACCTTTTTCAGCATCTTCTGTTCTTGCAGCGAGACGATTTGACTCATGGCGTCGAGCCTGACGTTCAGCAACTCTGCGGTTTTTTGCAGCGTGGCTTTCTCTTTGTGGAGTCTCTGGAAAGTCATTCAATGGTGAACCTTCACGGACCGTGGTCACTTTTTCATGTTACatgaccataacagccaagacaaactgACACTGGAGGACAGTTTCTTGccaagagccgtcaccataTTCAACTCCAGTTCTGAATTGAATGCTTGTATTGTCATTGACTACTTCTTATTTATTAGgcggactacttatttattgatgacttcattattatttattgatcgtctgtttgtttgtttgttgttgttatttgtgcacttcacggtgaagctttaaatcttattatactcgtataatgacaataacagcATTAA
The nucleotide sequence above comes from Stigmatopora argus isolate UIUO_Sarg chromosome 22, RoL_Sarg_1.0, whole genome shotgun sequence. Encoded proteins:
- the cchcr1 gene encoding coiled-coil alpha-helical rod protein 1 isoform X3, with the protein product MSRTEHKMEGYKSVKEKLNTPTDFSSADIFGKPQDDLIPPSHFASSLQASGASMSTQPSISWMKPKVLTTSPKDAWLGSHQTRPTANPGAAIILGNGAGGRTPEETTSALRTRSKERTDRRSRWEEEECILEGQRQKAEAERLNQPMEALKETLRTYVEEITIKNDTISRQCHELETMRQEMSKVKSDLNNLKEDLKNCHSEKEKIMLQLEKQKSESEKVVAEMRTEARLKAETMQKQADDAEDRSLRMSQKLQQRQKKQEEELRHLRGEHYGELCTARKFNDELQSQLESASREVLQLKSHLLEASAERDDLKEHLSKMETAYDTQSATLRSLRNYIGQVVAHQGEKDQSGEAMERLHKEKATLQKTAELLNVRLDAMSQIVSLQEQKMLKKASAEPLLAKHSDALLVLHLWREKVFQMCVQLRLKDVGSRDERGKHLAQVRVAEQRLQEEQHRATVLGRTLDAGVAELDQEKVQKEALKQDLTQICKEHQELKAKCFNSEAEVKRATEALHSFHAAFRGKMADVNAAQAKLNTFSQRLNFASGRVETLQALLVRRMALRKVQKSSTQEEQAAESIRSLQLELSAVTTEKSQLARELRKTPQLIDKALADMKEEYESKLERQRGELERCREQAQKAEAGGEELGQNLRDVLARLEGSEDAREELRSRLLSQKERGQQALQERLSEMESCCAEKLREMEAQLSAVKKEHTKAVRTLRELEIAVARKQEHWRGPPSSQSQHTKELQAKPTEEAERNPRRFPATVSQPNFPRAATTALKQNVAAPEDQGGEKACQESGLAGAKLAAEERLLCVLEELHALSAAVVNSSEDSAEEDEEEEHRDLSHAVLGTHL
- the cchcr1 gene encoding coiled-coil alpha-helical rod protein 1 isoform X2, which encodes MQYYETRGKPQDDLIPPSHFASSLQASGASMSTQPSISWMKPKVLTTSPKDAWLGSHQTRPTANPGAAIILGNGAGGRTPEETTSALRTRSKERTDRRSRWEEEECILEGQRQKAEAERLNQPMEALKETLRTYVEEITIKNDTISRQCHELETMRQEMSKVKSDLNNLKEDLKNCHSEKEKIMLQLEKQKSESEKVVAEMRTEARLKAETMQKQADDAEDRSLRMSQKLQQRQKKQEEELRHLRGEHYGELCTARKFNDELQSQLESASREVLQLKSHLLEASAERDDLKEHLSKMETAYDTQSATLRSLRNYIGQVVAHQGEKDQSGEAMERLHKEKATLQKTAELLNVRLDAMSQIVSLQEQKMLKKASAEPLLAKHSDALLVLHLWREKVFQMCVQLRLKDVGSRDERGKHLAQVRVAEQRLQEEQHRATVLGRTLDAGVAELDQEKVQKEALKQDLTQICKEHQELKAKCFNSEAEVKRATEALHSFHAAFRGKMADVNAAQAKLNTFSQRLNFASGRVETLQALLVRRMALRKVQKSSTQEEQAAESIRSLQLELSAVTTEKSQLARELRKTPQLIDKALADMKEECEVPLEAKNGPFGSLSFRSGFALARRAADESKLERQRGELERCREQAQKAEAGGEELGQNLRDVLARLEGSEDAREELRSRLLSQKERGQQALQERLSEMESCCAEKLREMEAQLSAVKKEHTKAVRTLRELEIAVARKQEHWRGPPSSQSQHTKELQAKPTEEAERNPRRFPATVSQPNFPRAATTALKQNVAAPEDQGGEKACQESGLAGAKLAAEERLLCVLEELHALSAAVVNSSEDSAEEDEEEEHRDLSHAVLGTHL
- the cchcr1 gene encoding coiled-coil alpha-helical rod protein 1 isoform X1; this encodes MSRTEHKMEGYKSVKEKLNTPTDFSSADIFGKPQDDLIPPSHFASSLQASGASMSTQPSISWMKPKVLTTSPKDAWLGSHQTRPTANPGAAIILGNGAGGRTPEETTSALRTRSKERTDRRSRWEEEECILEGQRQKAEAERLNQPMEALKETLRTYVEEITIKNDTISRQCHELETMRQEMSKVKSDLNNLKEDLKNCHSEKEKIMLQLEKQKSESEKVVAEMRTEARLKAETMQKQADDAEDRSLRMSQKLQQRQKKQEEELRHLRGEHYGELCTARKFNDELQSQLESASREVLQLKSHLLEASAERDDLKEHLSKMETAYDTQSATLRSLRNYIGQVVAHQGEKDQSGEAMERLHKEKATLQKTAELLNVRLDAMSQIVSLQEQKMLKKASAEPLLAKHSDALLVLHLWREKVFQMCVQLRLKDVGSRDERGKHLAQVRVAEQRLQEEQHRATVLGRTLDAGVAELDQEKVQKEALKQDLTQICKEHQELKAKCFNSEAEVKRATEALHSFHAAFRGKMADVNAAQAKLNTFSQRLNFASGRVETLQALLVRRMALRKVQKSSTQEEQAAESIRSLQLELSAVTTEKSQLARELRKTPQLIDKALADMKEECEVPLEAKNGPFGSLSFRSGFALARRAADESKLERQRGELERCREQAQKAEAGGEELGQNLRDVLARLEGSEDAREELRSRLLSQKERGQQALQERLSEMESCCAEKLREMEAQLSAVKKEHTKAVRTLRELEIAVARKQEHWRGPPSSQSQHTKELQAKPTEEAERNPRRFPATVSQPNFPRAATTALKQNVAAPEDQGGEKACQESGLAGAKLAAEERLLCVLEELHALSAAVVNSSEDSAEEDEEEEHRDLSHAVLGTHL